A region of Allocoleopsis franciscana PCC 7113 DNA encodes the following proteins:
- a CDS encoding phosphatase PAP2 family protein has protein sequence MFELDFRAFLESFLSFGKKLLLAHWRSLLLLFIGVYLPLQVFGELAEEVWENEGGFPWDVPILLAVHSTSSTQMDGFATILTKLGVFWGVFPVASVIGLVLLLRRRWRSLTYLLTTLFGSIIINRTAKVLLHRVRPHLWTSPAPEFDYGFPSGHAMSSMTLVAALVILTWNSRWRLPVGIIGSVFVLAIGWTRLYLGVHYPSDILAGWMVSIAWAIGVSLLIRPNLTKLGVAQDREPDHADQLTPMEEEAVTEKTK, from the coding sequence ATGTTTGAACTAGATTTTAGGGCATTTCTTGAGTCTTTCCTGAGCTTTGGCAAAAAGCTGCTCCTTGCTCATTGGCGCTCTTTGCTCCTTCTATTTATTGGCGTCTATTTACCCTTACAAGTTTTTGGGGAGCTAGCAGAAGAGGTTTGGGAGAATGAAGGCGGCTTTCCTTGGGATGTCCCTATTCTGCTGGCGGTTCATAGCACATCCTCAACCCAAATGGATGGTTTCGCGACCATTCTGACAAAGCTAGGGGTATTTTGGGGCGTGTTTCCCGTCGCCAGTGTGATCGGGCTAGTATTATTGCTGCGGCGACGGTGGCGATCGCTAACTTACTTACTCACCACTCTCTTCGGCAGCATCATCATTAACCGCACTGCCAAAGTATTATTACATCGAGTACGTCCCCACCTATGGACTTCACCCGCTCCAGAGTTTGACTATGGATTCCCTAGTGGTCATGCCATGTCGAGTATGACACTGGTAGCGGCTTTGGTCATTCTGACTTGGAACAGCCGTTGGCGCTTGCCAGTTGGGATAATTGGAAGCGTATTTGTGCTTGCCATTGGCTGGACACGTCTTTATCTAGGAGTTCACTATCCCAGTGATATTCTCGCCGGTTGGATGGTTTCGATTGCTTGGGCGATTGGCGTGAGTTTACTGATTAGACCCAATTTAACTAAATTAGGGGTGGCACAGGATAGAGAGCCTGATCATGCCGATCAGCTAACACCGATGGAAGAAGAGGCTGTAACGGAGAAAACGAAGTAG
- a CDS encoding PhzF family phenazine biosynthesis protein encodes MRQTIIQVDAFTDTPFAGNPAAVCVLPASQDEGWMQNVAREMNLSETAFLVRQDDGFNLRWFTPTVEVPLCGHATLASAHVLWSEGHLPSEAVARFYTKSGLLIAKRQGDWIELDFPANRSQETIPSPELAQALGVPIKSVFQTALDYLVEVESEEWVRQMQPNFQLLKTLHHGRVIVTSLASQDSDYDFISRFFAPGVGIDEDPVTGAAHCCLAPFWRDRLGKDEFLAYQASSRGGVVKVRYTGSDRVFLAGQAVTVLRGELIAT; translated from the coding sequence ATGAGACAAACCATCATTCAGGTCGATGCTTTCACCGATACACCCTTCGCCGGAAACCCTGCGGCGGTTTGTGTTTTGCCTGCTTCCCAGGATGAAGGTTGGATGCAAAACGTAGCCAGGGAGATGAATTTATCAGAGACGGCTTTTCTCGTCAGGCAGGATGATGGCTTCAATTTACGTTGGTTTACCCCGACAGTAGAAGTCCCGCTTTGTGGTCATGCTACCCTAGCCAGTGCTCATGTCCTTTGGTCAGAAGGACATTTACCGTCGGAGGCAGTGGCTCGTTTTTATACCAAAAGTGGCTTGCTCATTGCCAAGCGCCAAGGAGATTGGATTGAGTTGGATTTTCCGGCAAATCGCTCACAAGAAACAATCCCCTCTCCCGAACTCGCTCAAGCCTTGGGTGTACCGATCAAATCGGTCTTTCAAACGGCTTTAGATTACTTGGTAGAAGTGGAGTCTGAAGAATGGGTGCGGCAAATGCAACCCAATTTCCAGCTACTCAAAACCTTGCACCATGGCAGAGTTATTGTCACCAGCTTAGCTAGCCAGGATTCGGATTATGATTTTATTTCTCGCTTCTTTGCACCTGGCGTAGGCATTGATGAAGACCCAGTAACGGGAGCGGCTCATTGCTGCCTTGCTCCCTTCTGGCGCGATCGCCTTGGTAAGGATGAATTCTTAGCTTATCAGGCATCCAGTCGGGGTGGGGTGGTGAAAGTCCGCTATACCGGAAGCGATCGCGTTTTTCTCGCCGGACAAGCGGTTACCGTACTGCGAGGCGAATTAATCGCCACTTGA
- a CDS encoding DUF7219 family protein: MADSARMSKNSFLYPQSRYYGRFTPEHLTFNANLQEFAQNVSYISSLETGGKLSPEEAYTKIKGLWKQLKHSKKALGIGKNLSQEST; encoded by the coding sequence ATGGCAGATTCAGCTCGGATGAGCAAGAACAGCTTTCTCTATCCTCAGAGCCGATACTACGGACGGTTTACACCAGAGCATCTAACCTTCAATGCCAATTTGCAAGAATTTGCTCAGAATGTCTCTTACATCTCGTCTCTAGAGACGGGAGGAAAGCTTTCTCCGGAGGAGGCTTATACGAAAATTAAAGGTTTGTGGAAACAGTTGAAGCACAGCAAGAAAGCGTTAGGGATTGGGAAAAATCTATCTCAAGAATCAACATAA
- a CDS encoding diflavin flavoprotein, which yields MVTVTPETKQRDVQVLPIGAQTTVLRSRTWDRLKFEIEYALQRGTTANSYLIRADKIALFDPPGESFTEIFLAALQQRLNPTELDYIILGHVNPNRAITLKALLELAPQVTFVCSNPASINLRTLLPDQELKIEVVRGDDTLDLGQGHNLQFILTPSPRWPGSLCTYDPQTEILFTDKLFGAHVCGDQVMDEGWTTISEDRRYYFDCLMAPHAKQVEKALDKLTDFPARLYATGHGPLVRYSLIPLTQSYRQWSEENATKDLTVALIYASAYGNTGTLAQAIARGITKAGVGVEAINSEAADPTEIQKAVEKADGFIMGSPTLGGHAPTPIQTALGIVLSTASKTKLAGVFGSYGWSGEAIDLIESKFSDAGYQFGFETIRVKFKPNEVTLKYCEEAGTDFAQALKKAKKARTPRQPVGESQAARTEQAVGRLIGSLCIVTTKQGELSGAMLADWVSQATFTPPGLTIAVAKDRAIESLMHTGGSFVLNILAQGKHLGLMKHFLKPFGPGEDRFAGVASQEAENGCPILSDALAYLECTVENRMECGDHWVIYGVVKQGQLLQPDGVTAVHHRKSGTHY from the coding sequence ATGGTCACAGTCACACCCGAAACCAAACAAAGAGATGTTCAAGTTCTCCCCATTGGTGCACAAACCACTGTATTGCGATCGCGCACTTGGGATAGACTCAAGTTTGAAATCGAGTATGCCCTGCAACGTGGCACCACCGCCAACTCTTACCTAATTCGAGCGGATAAAATTGCCCTTTTTGACCCACCGGGTGAATCCTTCACCGAAATTTTTCTCGCCGCACTCCAACAACGCCTCAACCCAACCGAGTTAGATTACATCATTCTCGGTCACGTCAATCCCAACCGAGCCATTACCCTCAAAGCCCTGCTCGAACTCGCACCTCAAGTTACATTCGTTTGCTCCAATCCAGCTTCAATTAATCTACGCACTCTCTTGCCAGACCAAGAACTGAAAATTGAGGTCGTGCGAGGTGACGACACCTTGGATTTAGGGCAAGGTCATAACCTGCAATTTATCCTAACCCCCAGCCCCCGGTGGCCTGGTTCACTGTGTACCTACGACCCCCAAACCGAAATTCTCTTCACCGATAAGCTGTTTGGTGCCCATGTCTGTGGTGACCAGGTCATGGATGAAGGGTGGACAACCATTAGCGAAGACCGACGCTATTACTTCGATTGCCTCATGGCACCCCACGCCAAGCAAGTGGAAAAGGCGTTAGACAAACTAACGGACTTCCCGGCACGGCTTTATGCCACGGGTCATGGCCCTTTGGTCCGCTATAGCCTGATCCCCCTGACTCAGTCTTATCGACAGTGGAGTGAGGAAAATGCCACCAAAGACTTGACTGTAGCCTTGATTTATGCATCAGCCTATGGAAATACCGGAACCTTAGCCCAAGCGATCGCACGGGGCATCACCAAAGCTGGTGTTGGGGTGGAAGCGATTAACAGCGAAGCGGCTGACCCCACAGAGATTCAGAAAGCGGTAGAGAAAGCCGATGGATTTATTATGGGTTCTCCAACTTTGGGCGGTCATGCCCCAACCCCCATCCAAACCGCACTGGGAATTGTCCTCTCGACCGCCAGTAAAACCAAACTCGCGGGTGTCTTCGGTTCCTACGGCTGGAGTGGTGAAGCCATTGACTTAATTGAAAGCAAATTCAGCGATGCGGGTTACCAATTTGGCTTTGAGACCATTCGAGTTAAATTTAAGCCCAACGAGGTCACCCTCAAATACTGTGAAGAAGCGGGTACTGACTTTGCCCAAGCCCTGAAGAAAGCCAAAAAAGCCCGCACCCCCCGGCAACCTGTCGGTGAGTCCCAAGCCGCCCGTACCGAGCAAGCGGTGGGACGTTTAATCGGCTCTTTGTGTATTGTGACAACCAAGCAGGGGGAACTCTCAGGGGCGATGCTGGCTGACTGGGTTTCTCAAGCTACCTTTACGCCTCCTGGACTCACCATTGCTGTTGCCAAAGACCGGGCGATTGAGTCGCTGATGCACACGGGCGGCTCCTTTGTCTTGAATATTCTGGCACAGGGCAAGCATTTGGGCTTAATGAAGCACTTCCTCAAACCCTTTGGCCCTGGAGAAGACCGATTTGCTGGGGTCGCAAGCCAAGAGGCAGAGAATGGTTGCCCGATTCTAAGCGACGCTCTCGCCTATTTAGAATGTACGGTAGAAAATCGCATGGAATGTGGTGATCACTGGGTCATCTATGGGGTTGTTAAACAGGGTCAACTACTACAACCCGACGGCGTCACTGCTGTGCATCATCGGAAATCAGGCACTCATTACTAA
- a CDS encoding GxxExxY protein translates to MRENELSGRIIGLAMKVHTALGPGLLESAYEECLYYELYQAGLNVAKQKPLPLVYENVHLECGYRVDLLVENKIIVEIKSLESLHPIHSSQLLTYLKLSNCKLGLLINFNVPHLKDGIKRLVNNL, encoded by the coding sequence ATGAGGGAGAATGAGTTATCGGGGCGGATTATTGGGTTGGCGATGAAGGTGCATACAGCGCTGGGGCCAGGTTTGTTGGAGTCGGCTTATGAAGAGTGTTTGTACTATGAACTTTATCAGGCTGGATTAAATGTGGCAAAACAAAAACCTTTGCCTTTAGTCTATGAAAATGTTCATCTAGAGTGTGGCTATCGAGTCGATTTACTGGTCGAAAACAAAATTATTGTTGAAATCAAATCTCTCGAATCTCTACATCCCATTCATTCCAGTCAACTCCTAACCTACCTAAAATTATCCAACTGTAAACTCGGACTCCTCATCAACTTCAACGTCCCCCACCTAAAAGACGGCATCAAACGCCTCGTCAACAACCTCTAA
- a CDS encoding two-partner secretion domain-containing protein, which yields MRDRGRLLQSLNSSSIKFNPLSAPLRPPLRPSALKKQDRRIADAIALMGGCAIAVFPHRTLAQSNIVPDNTLGAESSVVVPNFNDLPVEAIRGGTQRGQNLFHSFQEFNVSAGRGAYFFSPNTDIQNILARVTGSNPSQILGTLGTFGESTPNLFLINPNGIIFGQKASLDVGGSFVATTANAIRLGDTGLFSASEPQSSNLLAINPNAFFYNQLSNQGQIINRSTATTTVLDTPTIGLQVPDGRSLLLVGGDVKLDDGFLSAPGGRVELGGVVQNAIVGLNTNGNELRLSFPTDVARANVSLTNASDVNVQAGGGGSIAINAQNLDVLGGSSVQAGISSGLGSPQSEAGDIEINATGTITVAGKLSFIANGVSPGGVGKGGDINITTGSLSVTDGGQVNALTRGEGDAGSVMISASNTVSLDGGGNGNLTGVASTVEEGGVGNAGGINITTGSLFITNGAQLDTRTFGQGNAGSVRITATDTVRFDGIGSNGRASAALSDVVEGAVGDGGDIEITTGSLSVINGAQLSASTYGEGKAGSTRIHASNTVTFDGVSSNGFSSAVFSNVGEGAVGDGGDIEITTGSLEVTNGAQLIAITDGQGNAGSVRISATDTVSFDGIGSNGFSTAAVSNVREGAVGDGGDIEITTGSLEVTNGAQLIASTDGQGNAGSVRISATDTVSFDGVGSNGPSSLAISAVQLGAVGDGGDIMITTGSLKVSNGALLLAYTGGQGNAGNVKISASNTVSFDGVGSNGTISGASSSVRPEAVGNGGDIEITTGSLEVSNGALLIANTFGRGNAGSVRITATDSIRFNGGGAGSSVDTGAIGDGGNIEITTGSLEVINGTGLAGLSTSTLGQGNAGSVKIIATDTVRFDGGDAFSAVAPGAVGDGGDIEITARSLEVNNGAVLFATTAGQGNAGNARISATDTVRFDGGDAFSAVAPGAEGDGGNIQIITGSLSLTDAFISSENLETGTAGDIIISTRQNLEANRSSIRATTQSGDGGNIRLQVGDLLLMRNDSNISTTAGVAGAGGDGGNININADFVVAVPKEDSDITANAFNGRGGNINITTQGIYGLTFRERDILASSDITASSQFGLDGDFQLDLLTNVDPSRGLAQLPTNIVDASQQIDRRCTPAAADQKSSFVVTGRGGLPPSPNEVLQSESVITPDWVTLNSEADNISRVTAPINPTKTASNPLVEAQSWVYGANGEVILTAEAPSVTPHKAWSITPSCEVVGREEKEVF from the coding sequence ATGCGAGATCGAGGTAGATTATTGCAATCATTAAACTCATCGTCAATAAAGTTTAACCCCCTCAGCGCCCCTTTGCGCCCTCCTCTGCGACCCTCTGCGTTAAAAAAACAAGATAGGAGAATTGCCGATGCGATCGCGCTGATGGGAGGTTGTGCGATCGCTGTTTTTCCCCATCGTACCCTTGCTCAGAGCAATATCGTACCGGATAACACGCTGGGTGCTGAAAGTTCCGTTGTTGTACCCAACTTTAACGATTTACCTGTGGAAGCAATTAGGGGTGGGACACAACGGGGCCAAAATCTGTTCCACAGCTTTCAGGAATTTAACGTTAGCGCGGGTAGAGGAGCTTATTTCTTCAGTCCTAACACTGATATTCAAAATATTTTGGCGCGGGTGACAGGTAGCAATCCATCACAAATCCTGGGTACGCTTGGAACCTTTGGGGAATCGACACCTAACTTGTTTTTGATTAATCCTAACGGCATTATCTTCGGGCAAAAGGCCAGCTTGGATGTGGGGGGGTCTTTCGTTGCCACGACGGCTAATGCTATTCGCTTGGGTGACACTGGGCTATTTAGTGCTTCTGAACCTCAGAGCAGCAATTTACTCGCAATTAACCCCAATGCCTTCTTTTATAATCAACTCTCTAATCAGGGGCAAATTATTAACCGCTCTACGGCAACAACAACGGTGTTAGATACTCCTACCATTGGGCTTCAGGTTCCGGATGGTCGGAGTTTGTTGTTAGTTGGTGGCGATGTGAAGTTGGATGATGGGTTTTTATCCGCTCCAGGTGGTCGAGTTGAATTGGGAGGAGTGGTTCAGAACGCAATAGTAGGACTGAATACGAATGGCAACGAACTGCGCTTGAGTTTTCCCACCGATGTAGCAAGAGCCAATGTATCCCTCACGAATGCATCTGATGTCAACGTACAAGCTGGCGGTGGTGGAAGTATTGCCATCAATGCCCAAAACCTAGATGTTTTGGGAGGAAGTTCAGTACAGGCGGGAATATCGTCAGGGTTGGGTTCACCCCAGAGCGAGGCAGGAGACATTGAAATTAATGCGACAGGGACAATAACCGTTGCAGGGAAACTCAGCTTTATTGCGAATGGGGTGTCACCTGGAGGGGTGGGCAAGGGTGGCGACATTAACATCACAACTGGGTCACTTTCTGTCACCGATGGTGGTCAAGTAAATGCCTTAACTCGGGGAGAAGGTGATGCGGGTAGTGTAATGATAAGTGCCAGCAATACAGTTTCCTTGGATGGTGGCGGCAATGGAAACCTTACGGGAGTCGCCAGTACAGTGGAAGAGGGAGGTGTGGGAAACGCAGGCGGTATCAACATTACAACTGGGTCACTTTTTATAACCAATGGCGCTCAACTCGATACCAGAACCTTTGGACAGGGAAATGCTGGCAGTGTAAGGATTACTGCCACTGATACCGTGCGCTTTGATGGCATCGGTAGCAATGGACGTGCCAGCGCAGCTTTGAGTGATGTGGTAGAAGGAGCGGTAGGGGATGGCGGTGACATTGAAATTACCACTGGTTCCCTATCAGTCATTAATGGCGCTCAACTATCTGCCAGTACCTATGGAGAGGGCAAGGCTGGCAGTACGCGGATTCATGCTAGCAATACTGTTACCTTTGATGGCGTTAGTAGCAATGGTTTCTCCAGTGCCGTCTTCAGTAATGTGGGAGAGGGAGCAGTCGGGGATGGCGGTGACATTGAGATTACCACTGGTTCGCTTGAGGTTACCAATGGCGCTCAACTGATTGCTATTACTGATGGGCAGGGCAACGCTGGTAGTGTGAGGATTAGTGCTACTGATACCGTTAGCTTTGATGGCATCGGTAGCAATGGCTTCTCAACTGCTGCTGTCAGCAACGTGAGAGAGGGAGCAGTCGGGGATGGCGGTGACATTGAGATTACCACTGGTTCGCTTGAGGTTACCAATGGCGCTCAGCTAATTGCTAGTACTGATGGACAGGGCAACGCTGGTAGTGTGAGGATTAGCGCTACTGATACCGTCAGCTTTGATGGCGTTGGCAGCAATGGGCCCTCCAGTTTAGCCATCAGTGCGGTGCAACTCGGAGCGGTGGGGGATGGCGGTGACATCATGATTACCACTGGCTCCCTTAAAGTGAGTAATGGTGCTCTCCTGCTTGCCTACACTGGCGGTCAGGGGAATGCTGGCAATGTGAAAATTAGTGCCAGTAATACCGTAAGCTTTGATGGCGTTGGTAGTAATGGAACCATTAGTGGAGCTTCCAGCTCTGTCAGACCAGAAGCAGTGGGGAATGGTGGTGACATTGAGATTACCACTGGCTCCCTTGAAGTGAGCAATGGGGCTCTCCTAATTGCCAACACCTTTGGACGAGGGAATGCTGGCAGTGTGCGGATTACTGCCACTGATAGCATCCGCTTTAATGGAGGTGGTGCCGGCAGCTCAGTAGATACGGGAGCGATAGGGGATGGCGGTAACATTGAGATTACTACTGGCTCCCTTGAGGTTATCAATGGCACTGGACTGGCTGGACTGTCTACTAGCACTTTGGGACAGGGCAACGCTGGCAGTGTAAAGATTATTGCTACCGATACCGTTCGTTTTGATGGGGGTGATGCCTTCAGCGCGGTGGCACCAGGAGCAGTAGGGGATGGCGGTGACATTGAAATTACCGCTAGATCCCTTGAAGTGAATAATGGCGCTGTCTTATTTGCTACTACGGCTGGACAGGGAAATGCTGGCAATGCGAGGATTAGTGCTACCGATACCGTTCGTTTTGATGGGGGTGATGCCTTCAGCGCGGTGGCACCAGGAGCAGAGGGTGATGGCGGTAACATTCAGATTATCACTGGCTCCCTTTCTTTGACTGATGCCTTCATCTCCTCTGAAAATCTGGAAACTGGTACAGCCGGGGACATCATCATCTCAACTCGGCAAAACTTAGAGGCAAATCGCTCCTCAATCAGAGCCACTACCCAATCCGGTGACGGCGGCAATATCAGGCTGCAAGTGGGAGATTTATTATTGATGCGTAACGACAGCAATATCTCCACCACCGCAGGAGTCGCAGGTGCGGGTGGCGATGGCGGCAATATCAATATCAATGCAGATTTCGTTGTTGCCGTCCCTAAAGAAGATAGCGACATCACCGCCAATGCCTTCAATGGACGAGGCGGCAATATCAATATCACAACTCAAGGCATTTATGGACTCACATTCCGAGAACGCGACATTCTCGCCAGCAGTGATATCACCGCCAGTTCTCAATTTGGTTTAGATGGTGATTTTCAACTCGATTTACTTACCAATGTTGACCCCAGTCGGGGGTTAGCTCAGTTACCGACTAACATAGTCGATGCCTCACAGCAAATTGACCGCCGTTGTACCCCCGCCGCCGCAGACCAAAAAAGCAGCTTTGTCGTTACAGGACGGGGTGGCTTACCGCCGAGTCCTAACGAAGTCCTACAAAGTGAGTCAGTCATCACCCCCGATTGGGTAACCCTCAACTCTGAGGCAGATAATATCTCTAGGGTTACCGCTCCCATCAATCCCACCAAGACGGCTTCCAATCCACTTGTGGAAGCGCAAAGCTGGGTATATGGTGCCAATGGAGAGGTTATCCTCACGGCTGAAGCACCTAGTGTTACGCCTCATAAGGCTTGGTCAATCACTCCATCCTGTGAGGTAGTGGGGAGGGAGGAAAAAGAGGTTTTTTAA
- a CDS encoding class I SAM-dependent methyltransferase, with amino-acid sequence MNIQQAFNAAAADYDRLRRILIPCFDDFYRTAVEIIPFERSAALKILDLGAGTGLYSGMVQSLFPNAEFTLLDLAPEMLEKAKSRFSKMGKSPKILIADYVESDWDSPYNLVISGLSIHHLSDLDKKRLYQRIYQALKPGGMFINADQVLGKTPPLEKRYRQQWLDSVRTLGISDEELKAAQKRMEYDRMATLEAQLGWLEAAGFQDVDCWYKNFSFAVFGGFSSHQLTTQSL; translated from the coding sequence GTGAACATTCAACAAGCGTTTAATGCCGCCGCCGCTGATTATGATCGATTACGGCGCATCCTGATTCCGTGCTTTGATGACTTCTACAGAACAGCGGTTGAAATTATCCCTTTTGAACGCAGTGCAGCCCTAAAGATACTTGATTTGGGCGCAGGAACCGGACTGTATTCAGGTATGGTTCAGTCGCTCTTCCCGAATGCCGAGTTCACGCTGCTCGACTTAGCCCCTGAGATGTTAGAAAAAGCGAAGAGCCGATTTAGCAAGATGGGCAAGTCCCCAAAAATCCTGATAGCTGATTATGTCGAAAGTGATTGGGACAGCCCATATAACCTTGTGATTTCTGGTTTATCCATCCATCACCTGTCCGACTTGGATAAAAAGCGTCTTTATCAGCGGATTTACCAAGCGCTGAAGCCTGGGGGTATGTTCATCAATGCCGACCAAGTCTTGGGAAAGACACCCCCCTTAGAGAAGCGCTATCGACAACAGTGGCTGGATTCAGTCCGTACCCTCGGTATTTCAGACGAGGAACTCAAAGCCGCCCAAAAACGCATGGAATACGATCGCATGGCAACCCTTGAGGCACAATTGGGTTGGCTGGAAGCGGCAGGTTTCCAAGATGTGGATTGCTGGTACAAAAATTTCAGCTTTGCCGTCTTTGGGGGATTTTCCAGTCACCAGTTAACAACCCAATCCTTGTGA
- a CDS encoding ABC-F family ATP-binding cassette domain-containing protein, with protein sequence MLRLEHISKIYPTGEVLKDVNWEVKVGDRIGLVGVNGAGKSTQLKIIAGEMEPTAGEIIRPASLHIAYLTQEFEVDPTRTVREEFWTVFKEANAVHQAMVQMPREMETANPEELDRLIHKLDKLQRHFEALDGYGLEAQIEKILPEMGFEPEDGDRLVSAFSGGWQMRMSLGKILLQKPDLLLLDEPTNHLDLETIEWLETYLKGLKTPMVIVSHDREFLDRLCTQIVETERGVSTTYLGNYSAYLQQKAEMQEAQLSAYERQQKELEKQQVFVDRFRASATRSTQAKSREKQLDKIERIEAPTNSLKTLHFRFPPAPRSGLEVVKIKDLVHAYDDKILFLGADLLIERGDRVAFLGPNGAGKSTLLHLIMGMEQPTEGTVELGKHNVLPGYFEQNQAEALDLNKTVMQTIHDEVPDWKNEEVRTLLGRFLFSGETVFKKVESLSGGEKARLALAKMLLRPANLLMLDEPTNHLDIPAKEMLEEAIQNYDGTVLIVSHDRYFISQVATKIVEIREGEFRPYLGDYHYYLDKIAEEKQQAKLAAIAAEKAAKKAAKAAKKADTKRR encoded by the coding sequence ATGCTGCGACTCGAACATATTAGTAAAATTTACCCTACAGGCGAAGTCCTCAAGGATGTCAACTGGGAAGTCAAAGTAGGCGATCGCATTGGACTTGTTGGTGTCAACGGCGCAGGCAAATCCACCCAACTGAAAATTATTGCTGGGGAGATGGAACCCACGGCGGGAGAAATTATCCGTCCCGCTAGCTTACACATTGCCTACCTCACTCAAGAGTTTGAAGTCGATCCGACGCGCACCGTTCGCGAAGAATTTTGGACAGTATTTAAGGAAGCGAACGCTGTACATCAGGCGATGGTACAAATGCCGCGAGAGATGGAAACGGCGAACCCAGAGGAACTGGATCGGCTTATCCACAAACTAGACAAACTCCAGCGCCACTTTGAAGCCTTAGATGGCTATGGATTAGAGGCTCAAATTGAGAAGATATTGCCAGAAATGGGATTTGAGCCGGAAGATGGCGATCGCCTCGTGAGTGCCTTTAGTGGGGGTTGGCAGATGCGGATGAGTTTGGGCAAAATCTTGCTGCAAAAACCTGACCTCTTGCTGTTAGACGAGCCAACAAACCACTTAGATTTAGAAACGATTGAATGGCTGGAAACTTATCTTAAGGGTCTAAAAACCCCGATGGTTATTGTTTCCCATGACCGAGAATTTTTGGATCGCCTGTGTACCCAAATTGTCGAAACGGAACGCGGTGTCTCGACGACTTACTTGGGTAACTACTCCGCTTATCTGCAACAAAAAGCTGAGATGCAGGAAGCTCAACTCAGTGCTTATGAGCGTCAGCAAAAGGAACTGGAAAAGCAGCAAGTTTTTGTGGATCGGTTCCGCGCTAGCGCCACCCGCAGCACTCAGGCGAAAAGCCGCGAGAAACAATTAGACAAAATTGAGCGGATTGAAGCGCCAACCAATAGCTTAAAAACCCTGCACTTCCGCTTTCCCCCGGCACCTCGGAGTGGTTTGGAGGTGGTGAAAATCAAAGACTTAGTTCATGCCTATGATGACAAAATTCTGTTTTTAGGAGCTGATTTGCTGATTGAAAGAGGCGATCGCGTGGCGTTTCTCGGTCCTAATGGTGCGGGTAAATCGACCCTGCTCCATTTAATTATGGGCATGGAACAACCCACAGAAGGGACGGTGGAATTGGGTAAACATAATGTCCTTCCAGGTTACTTCGAGCAAAATCAAGCCGAAGCTTTGGATTTAAACAAAACCGTCATGCAAACTATCCATGATGAGGTGCCGGATTGGAAAAATGAGGAAGTTCGTACTTTATTAGGACGGTTTTTGTTTAGTGGTGAGACGGTGTTTAAAAAAGTTGAATCCCTAAGTGGGGGTGAAAAAGCGCGTCTTGCCTTGGCGAAAATGCTTTTACGTCCGGCTAATTTACTGATGTTGGATGAGCCGACCAATCACCTGGATATTCCTGCCAAAGAAATGCTGGAAGAAGCGATCCAAAATTATGATGGTACGGTACTGATTGTCTCCCACGACCGTTATTTTATTTCTCAAGTTGCCACCAAAATTGTGGAAATTAGAGAGGGTGAATTTCGCCCCTATTTGGGAGATTACCACTATTATTTAGATAAAATTGCAGAAGAAAAACAGCAAGCTAAACTAGCTGCGATCGCCGCCGAAAAAGCGGCGAAGAAAGCCGCAAAAGCCGCTAAGAAAGCTGACACCAAACGCCGCTAA